The Raphanus sativus cultivar WK10039 chromosome 2, ASM80110v3, whole genome shotgun sequence genome includes a region encoding these proteins:
- the LOC108819459 gene encoding UDP-glycosyltransferase 72B1-like: MEESKAPHVAIIPSPGMGHLIPLVQFAKRLVLRHCVTITFVVVGDGPPTKAQRTVLDSLPSSISSVFLPPADLTDLPQTTRIETRISLTVTRSNPELRRVFDSFAAKGRLPTALFVDLFGTDAFDVATEFNVLPYIFFPTTANVLSFFLHFPKLNETISCPFSELTELVNLPGCVPVSGKDVLDPAQDWNDDAYKWLLHNTKRYKEAEGILVNTFLELEPNAIKALQEPGLDKPPVYPIGPLVNIGGKQESSCGIQEESECLKWLDNQPLGSVLFVSFGSGGALTCEQFDELAHGLADSDQRFLWVIRSPSQIADASFFNPHSQNDPLTFLPLGFLERTKGKSFVIPSWAPQAQILAHPSTGGFLTHCGWNSTLESIVSGVPLIAWPLYAEQRMNAVLLVEDIHVALRAHAGEDGMVRREEVARVVKELMEGEEGKSMRNKIKEVKEGASLVLNDDGSSTKALNLVTLKWRAHQRKLEQNDNH, encoded by the coding sequence ATGGAGGAATCAAAAGCGCCTCACGTTGCGATCATTCCGAGCCCTGGAATGGGTCACCTCATCCCACTCGTCCAATTTGCTAAACGACTCGTTCTCCGCCACTGCGTAACCATAACCTTTGTCGTCGTCGGTGATGGTCCACCGACAAAAGCTCAGAGAACTGTCCTTGACTCTCTTCCTTCTTCTATCTCCTCCGTCTTTCTCCCTCCCGCCGACCTCACGGACCTCCCTCAGACGACTCGCATCGAAACTCGGATCTCCCTCACCGTGACTCGTTCGAACCCGGAACTCCGGAGAGTCTTTGACTCGTTCGCGGCGAAAGGTCGTTTGCCGACGGCGCTCTTCGTTGACCTATTTGGTACAGACGCTTTTGACGTCGCCACCGAGTTCAACGTGTTGCCCTATATTTTCTTCCCGACAACGGCAAACGTCTTGTCGTTTTTTCTTCATTTCCCTAAACTTAATGAAACGATATCGTGTCCGTTCAGCGAATTAACTGAACTGGTTAATCTCCCCGGGTGTGTACCGGTCTCCGGGAAAGATGTTCTTGATCCGGCTCAAGACTGGAACGATGACGCGTACAAATGGCTTCTCCACAACACCAAGAGGTACAAAGAAGCCGAAGGAATTCTTGTGAATACTTTTCTTGAGCTAGAGCCAAATGCTATAAAGGCTTTGCAGGAACCGGGTCTTGATAAACCACCGGTTTATCCAATTGGACCGTTGGTTAACATTGGTGGTAAGCAAGAGAGTAGTTGCGGGATCCAAGAAGAGTCCGAATGTTTAAAGTGGTTAGATAACCAACCGCTCGGTTCGGTTTTGTTTGTGTCGTTTGGTAGTGGTGGTGCACTCACATGCGAGCAGTTCGATGAGCTCGCTCATGGTCTTGCAGACAGCGATCAGCGGTTTCTTTGGGTCATACGGAGTCCAAGTCAAATCGCTGATGCTTCGTTTTTCAATCCGCATAGCCAAAATGATCCATTAACATTTTTACCACTAGGATTTTTAGAACGGACTAAAGGTAAAAGTTTTGTGATCCCTTCATGGGCTCCACAAGCCCAAATTCTAGCACATCCATCTACTGGAGGGTTCTTAACTCATTGTGGATGGAACTCAACTCTAGAAAGTATAGTAAGTGGCGTTCCACTCATAGCATGGCCATTATACGCTGAGCAGAGGATGAATGCGGTTTTGTTGGTAGAAGATATCCATGTTGCGCTTAGGGCGCATGCAGGGGAGGATGGGATGGTGAGAAGAGAAGAGGTGGCTAGAGTGGTTAAGGAATTAATGGAAGGTGAAGAAGGTAAAAGTATGAGGAACAAGATTAAGGAAGTGAAGGAAGGAGCTAGTCTGGTGCTGAATGATGATGGGTCTTCTACAAAGGCACTTAATCTTGTGACATTAAAGTGGAGAGCCCACCAAAGAAAGCTAGAGCAAAATGACAACCActga